From a region of the Actinopolymorpha singaporensis genome:
- a CDS encoding phosphotransferase family protein, translating into MSAGGTSRRDMLAAIGDRYQIPVEDMAAVPAQGAANDVYFLGDHLVLRIPRGGGARLAELAKEATIIPAVRRVGVRTPAVVTYDDSCSVVNVPYLVVERVPGRDLAALGAEPRTAGDTYRDVGVGLARLHQLTRARVGSLPGVSQLPEDDPRAHVLRLAEKGYVDVDTAGWLVGWFDRLERWRPVDVVPVIVHGDVSPTNVVVESVAPERATLVDWGDAAWADPAVDFAKLPLRAVPYALRGYLDEVPPRALAEAERAWSARVLWYHLSWALHRVGDVPAEPERVWTRPPASRLLELLRFFAASPPAPWPDLA; encoded by the coding sequence GTGAGCGCAGGTGGGACGTCGCGTCGGGACATGCTGGCCGCGATCGGCGACAGATACCAGATCCCGGTCGAGGACATGGCCGCGGTGCCGGCCCAGGGTGCCGCCAACGACGTGTACTTCCTCGGCGACCACCTGGTCCTCCGGATCCCACGTGGCGGCGGCGCCCGGCTGGCCGAGCTCGCCAAGGAGGCAACGATCATCCCCGCCGTGCGCCGGGTGGGGGTGCGTACGCCGGCAGTGGTGACGTACGACGACAGCTGTTCGGTCGTCAACGTGCCCTACCTCGTGGTCGAACGCGTCCCGGGTCGTGACCTGGCCGCTCTGGGTGCCGAACCCCGGACGGCAGGCGACACCTACCGGGACGTGGGGGTTGGTCTGGCACGTCTGCACCAGCTCACTCGCGCGCGCGTGGGCTCGCTACCGGGTGTGTCGCAACTGCCGGAGGACGACCCGCGGGCGCACGTGCTCCGGCTGGCTGAGAAGGGGTACGTCGACGTCGACACCGCCGGCTGGCTGGTCGGATGGTTCGACCGGTTGGAGCGCTGGCGGCCGGTCGACGTGGTGCCGGTCATCGTGCACGGTGACGTCTCTCCCACCAACGTCGTCGTCGAGAGTGTCGCCCCCGAGCGTGCCACCCTGGTGGACTGGGGCGACGCGGCCTGGGCGGATCCCGCCGTCGACTTCGCGAAGCTGCCGTTGCGCGCGGTGCCGTACGCCCTGCGGGGTTACCTGGACGAGGTGCCGCCGCGGGCGCTGGCGGAGGCCGAGCGCGCCTGGTCGGCGAGGGTGCTCTGGTACCACCTGTCCTGGGCGCTGCACCGCGTCGGCGACGTGCCGGCAGAGCCCGAACGCGTGTGGACCAGGCCGCCCGCGAGCCGCCTGTTGGAGCTGCTGCGGTTCTTCGCCGCCTCGCCGCCCGCGCCGTGGCCCGATCTGGCCTGA
- the holA gene encoding DNA polymerase III subunit delta gives MPKKSTQATPGDGVLGTVTLVLGPEELLAERAVAGTVRAVRAADTDADVTDLEASALTAGGLAELTSPSLFASARAVVVRNLDGLPADSVDALVGYARSPQPDVAAVLVHRGGQKGRGVVDKLRKAGVRVVACDSPRPSELPAFVAREVRSAGGRIEEEAAQFLVESIGRDLRSLAAATSQLVSDTDGQPITESVVRRYFAGRAEVTSFAVADAAVAGRTAHALEQLRWALRSGVAPVLVTSALAAGVRGLAKLSGAPRGLREADLAREIGVPPWKVRTLRGQLRGWTDEGLAEALLAVARADADVKGGADDAEYALERAVLAVASARTSAHRR, from the coding sequence ATGCCCAAGAAGTCCACCCAGGCGACCCCCGGCGACGGAGTCCTCGGGACGGTCACCCTTGTCCTGGGACCTGAGGAGTTGCTGGCCGAGCGCGCGGTCGCCGGCACCGTGCGGGCCGTCCGCGCTGCCGACACCGACGCCGACGTCACCGATCTGGAGGCGTCCGCTCTCACCGCCGGCGGCCTGGCCGAGCTCACCAGCCCCTCGCTGTTCGCCTCAGCGCGAGCCGTCGTGGTGCGCAACCTCGACGGTCTCCCCGCCGACTCGGTTGACGCCCTGGTCGGCTATGCGCGCTCACCCCAGCCGGACGTCGCGGCGGTGCTCGTGCACCGCGGCGGGCAGAAGGGCCGCGGAGTGGTCGACAAGCTCCGCAAGGCCGGTGTCCGGGTGGTCGCCTGCGACTCGCCGCGGCCTTCGGAGCTGCCCGCGTTCGTGGCGCGCGAAGTACGGTCAGCCGGTGGGCGGATCGAGGAGGAGGCCGCACAGTTCCTGGTCGAGTCCATCGGCCGGGATCTTCGTTCGCTGGCAGCTGCGACGTCCCAGCTGGTCTCCGACACCGACGGACAACCCATCACCGAGAGCGTCGTCCGGCGCTACTTCGCGGGCCGGGCCGAGGTGACCAGCTTCGCGGTCGCCGATGCCGCGGTCGCCGGCCGCACCGCGCACGCACTGGAGCAGTTGCGGTGGGCCCTGCGGTCCGGAGTCGCACCGGTACTGGTGACGTCGGCTCTGGCGGCGGGAGTTCGCGGCCTGGCGAAGTTGTCGGGGGCACCTCGCGGTCTGCGGGAGGCGGACCTGGCCCGGGAGATCGGTGTGCCACCGTGGAAGGTCAGGACGTTGCGCGGTCAGCTGCGCGGCTGGACCGACGAGGGCCTGGCCGAAGCGCTGCTTGCAGTCGCGCGGGCCGACGCCGACGTCAAGGGCGGCGCGGACGACGCGGAGTACGCGCTCGAACGCGCGGTGCTGGCGGTCGCGTCGGCCCGCACCAGCGCCCACCGCCGCTGA
- a CDS encoding ComEA family DNA-binding protein, with protein sequence MRQPDYYAEEERPHRPLDDLAQDHFARDDFARDDELPADASELSPTWALRRGHVVVLALVLLLAVIGAAVMVIRDRPVRETVNGSVARPTVLATPVSASAPAGSPTPQPSPTLVVHVAGKVRRPGVVHLPGGSRVFDALTASGGALPGTDLDTVNLARPLLDGEQVLVGVTPPPGAPAAAGGGPSAGPPSAGAPLDLNSATSAELEELPGVGPVLAQRIVDFRTEHGRFVDVEDLREVSGIGERTFAELRDKVTAR encoded by the coding sequence ATGCGGCAGCCCGACTACTACGCCGAAGAGGAACGGCCCCACCGGCCGCTCGACGACCTCGCCCAGGACCACTTCGCCCGGGACGACTTCGCCCGGGACGACGAGCTGCCGGCGGACGCGAGCGAACTGTCGCCGACCTGGGCGCTGCGCCGGGGCCATGTCGTGGTGCTGGCCCTCGTCCTGCTGCTGGCGGTCATCGGGGCTGCCGTGATGGTGATCCGGGACCGTCCCGTACGCGAGACGGTCAACGGGTCGGTGGCCCGTCCCACGGTGCTGGCGACGCCGGTGTCGGCGTCGGCACCGGCCGGCTCACCAACTCCGCAGCCGTCGCCGACGCTGGTGGTGCACGTGGCGGGCAAGGTACGCCGGCCGGGAGTGGTGCACCTGCCGGGCGGATCCCGGGTGTTCGACGCGCTCACCGCCTCCGGTGGAGCGTTGCCCGGAACCGACCTCGACACGGTCAACCTCGCCCGCCCCTTGCTCGACGGCGAACAGGTGCTGGTGGGCGTGACGCCACCGCCCGGCGCACCGGCCGCGGCCGGCGGAGGCCCGAGTGCGGGGCCCCCGTCGGCTGGCGCCCCGCTCGACCTCAACTCCGCCACCTCCGCGGAGCTGGAGGAGTTGCCGGGAGTGGGTCCGGTGCTCGCGCAACGGATCGTGGACTTCCGCACCGAGCACGGGCGGTTCGTCGACGTGGAGGACTTGCGAGAGGTCTCCGGGATCGGCGAGCGCACCTTCGCCGAGCTGCGCGACAAAGTGACGGCACGATGA
- a CDS encoding ComEC/Rec2 family competence protein: MTAPLLGAVTGGADRLLEVVRTSIRAGDNGTPTRHGVRAPVDARLVPVAVTGWLCTLVVPVAPVVPAAGGAVVAALAGVVLLGRRYQRRGALGLSAAVACLGAAVLTAVTLLHVSAARSGPVPVLAAEAAVATTELLVRTDPRVRSSPGHRSTYVVLEADVLRLTRRGVTTAVRTPVVVTGPATWSEVEVGQRVRAVTRFAPTDQGERAAAVLAARSAPALIARAGPLDRVASRLRAGLRAAVAGLPANERGLVPALVVGDVSRMPEQLEEDFRTAGLSHLTAVSGTNLTILLAFVLGAARWAGVRSWGLPLIGAGCAVGFVVLARPEPSVLRAAAMGVVGLAGLAVGSRRHGVPAVACAVLVLLMVDPWLGRTYGFALSVLATAGIVVLGPPFSEALARWLPRFAATAVGVPLAAQVACTPVVAVLSASVSAVAVVANMLVAPAVTPATVLGIAATLVSPVSLTGACVPGHLAGYAARWIVEIGTRAARMPGASLTWPSSALGVGVLTLLCVAAVVLAPRLLRRRGVTLALAGSLVAWIVHPVQPPASLGLLTGWPPTGWVVVACDVGQGDALVLRAGPRSAVVVDTGPDPAYVDRCLTSLGVRQVPYVLLTHFHSDHTTGLPGVARGRVVGEVGIRPGAATGDDARRVHDWADSAGVPVAAVAIGEERQVGALSWKVLGPAGRLAEPESRGVDAGSGDSEEGAAENDSSVVILARIQGISVLVTGDVEPTGQRRLLSSGADLHATVLKVPHHGSRYQDPDFLRAVGARIAMISVGADNDYGHPASSTIATLASAGARVVRTDQGGAMAVVKDGTGLGLVARSPPR, from the coding sequence GTGACGGCCCCGCTCCTTGGCGCTGTCACAGGGGGCGCCGACCGGCTCCTCGAGGTGGTGCGGACCTCGATCCGCGCCGGGGACAACGGCACGCCCACGCGCCATGGCGTTCGCGCCCCGGTCGACGCACGGTTGGTGCCGGTCGCGGTGACCGGATGGCTGTGCACGCTCGTGGTCCCGGTCGCGCCGGTCGTTCCCGCCGCAGGTGGCGCGGTCGTCGCGGCCCTGGCTGGGGTGGTTCTGCTCGGCCGCCGGTACCAACGTCGCGGTGCGCTCGGACTGTCCGCCGCGGTGGCCTGCCTGGGTGCCGCCGTCCTGACCGCGGTCACTCTGCTGCACGTGTCGGCGGCCAGGAGTGGGCCCGTCCCCGTGCTCGCCGCCGAGGCCGCGGTCGCCACGACCGAGCTTCTGGTGCGCACCGATCCGCGGGTGCGTTCCTCCCCGGGCCACCGCTCGACCTACGTCGTCCTGGAGGCCGACGTTCTTCGGCTCACCCGCCGCGGTGTGACGACCGCGGTGCGGACCCCGGTCGTGGTCACCGGCCCGGCGACGTGGTCGGAGGTCGAGGTGGGCCAGCGCGTGCGGGCCGTCACTCGCTTCGCGCCGACCGACCAGGGCGAGCGTGCGGCCGCCGTCCTGGCCGCCCGCTCGGCTCCGGCACTCATCGCGCGGGCCGGACCGCTCGACCGGGTGGCCAGCCGGCTGCGTGCCGGACTCCGGGCGGCCGTGGCCGGGCTTCCGGCGAACGAGCGCGGTCTCGTACCCGCGTTGGTCGTAGGTGACGTCTCGCGGATGCCCGAGCAACTGGAGGAGGACTTCCGCACGGCCGGTCTGTCACATCTGACGGCTGTTTCGGGCACGAACCTCACCATCCTGCTCGCGTTCGTGCTCGGTGCGGCCCGATGGGCCGGTGTGCGGTCGTGGGGCCTGCCGCTGATCGGTGCCGGCTGCGCCGTGGGGTTCGTGGTGCTCGCCCGACCCGAACCCAGCGTGCTGAGAGCCGCCGCGATGGGCGTCGTCGGGCTCGCCGGGTTGGCCGTCGGCTCCCGTCGCCACGGTGTGCCGGCGGTTGCCTGTGCGGTGCTGGTCCTGCTCATGGTCGATCCGTGGCTCGGCCGTACGTACGGCTTCGCGTTGTCGGTCCTCGCCACCGCCGGCATCGTCGTCCTCGGCCCGCCGTTCTCCGAGGCACTCGCCCGTTGGCTGCCCCGCTTCGCGGCGACCGCGGTCGGCGTCCCGCTGGCGGCCCAGGTCGCGTGCACGCCGGTGGTGGCGGTGCTCTCCGCGTCCGTCAGCGCGGTCGCGGTGGTCGCCAACATGCTGGTGGCCCCGGCGGTCACACCAGCAACCGTCCTCGGCATCGCCGCGACGCTGGTGTCCCCGGTCAGTCTGACCGGCGCGTGCGTGCCGGGCCACCTTGCCGGCTACGCCGCGCGGTGGATCGTGGAGATCGGCACGCGGGCGGCGCGCATGCCCGGCGCGAGCCTGACCTGGCCGTCGTCGGCTTTGGGAGTAGGCGTACTCACGCTGCTCTGCGTGGCGGCAGTGGTCCTGGCTCCCCGGCTGCTGCGCCGCCGCGGCGTGACGTTGGCGCTCGCCGGCAGCCTGGTGGCCTGGATCGTTCACCCCGTCCAGCCGCCTGCGTCGTTGGGCCTGCTGACCGGTTGGCCCCCGACAGGGTGGGTGGTCGTGGCCTGTGACGTGGGCCAGGGAGACGCCCTGGTGCTCCGCGCCGGGCCTCGGTCGGCGGTGGTGGTGGACACCGGTCCCGACCCCGCCTACGTCGACCGGTGTCTCACCAGCCTCGGCGTACGGCAGGTCCCGTACGTCCTGCTCACCCACTTCCACTCCGACCACACCACCGGACTGCCAGGCGTGGCGCGCGGCCGGGTGGTCGGAGAGGTCGGCATCCGTCCCGGCGCCGCCACCGGTGACGACGCCCGGCGCGTGCATGACTGGGCCGACTCCGCAGGCGTTCCGGTCGCCGCCGTCGCGATCGGTGAGGAACGCCAGGTAGGCGCACTGAGCTGGAAGGTCCTGGGACCGGCAGGTCGGCTGGCCGAACCCGAGAGCCGCGGTGTCGATGCCGGCTCGGGAGACTCGGAGGAGGGCGCGGCGGAGAACGACTCCAGCGTCGTGATCCTGGCGCGGATCCAGGGCATCAGTGTCCTGGTGACCGGAGACGTCGAGCCCACGGGCCAGCGCCGGTTGCTGTCGTCCGGCGCCGACCTGCACGCGACGGTGCTGAAGGTTCCCCATCACGGGTCGCGGTACCAGGATCCGGACTTCCTCCGGGCCGTCGGTGCCCGGATCGCGATGATCAGCGTCGGCGCGGACAACGACTACGGCCACCCGGCGTCGTCGACGATCGCGACCCTGGCGAGCGCCGGCGCCAGGGTCGTCCGCACGGACCAGGGCGGCGCGATGGCCGTGGTGAAGGACGGCACTGGGCTCGGGCTGGTCGCCCGATCTCCACCGAGGTGA
- the rpsT gene encoding 30S ribosomal protein S20 codes for MANIKSQIKRIKQNETRRLRNKSTRSSLRTAIRNFSEAAESGDKAKAQDLARAAGRMLDRAASKGVLHKNQAANKKSAIFKRSAAL; via the coding sequence GTGGCGAACATCAAGTCCCAGATCAAGCGGATCAAGCAGAACGAGACCCGTCGGCTCCGCAACAAGTCGACGCGCTCCTCGCTGCGGACGGCCATTCGCAACTTCAGCGAGGCCGCCGAGTCCGGCGACAAGGCGAAGGCACAGGATCTGGCCCGCGCGGCCGGGCGCATGCTCGACCGGGCCGCCTCCAAGGGCGTTCTGCACAAGAACCAGGCCGCCAACAAGAAGTCGGCGATCTTCAAGCGGTCCGCCGCCCTTTAG
- a CDS encoding ABC transporter ATP-binding protein, with protein MSVIAIHDLTKRFPSVTALDQLTVDIGPGVTGLVGANGAGKSTLIKILLGLQPATSGEATVLGLDVATQGPAIRDRVGYMPEHDCLPPDMSATEFVVHMARMSGLPAASARERTADTLRHVGLYEERYRPIGGYSTGMRQRVKLAQALVHDPRLVFLDEPTNGLDPSGRDEMLGLVNRIGTDFEISVLVTSHLLGELERISDQVVIIDGGRLLRASSTAEFTRATQVMVVEVAPYDSGPDWTAARDRLGHALSGHGLRVVPDGRLLMIDIDREEIFDVVRDTAAELDLGLVRMEQRRHRIEEIFRDGAVGQQAGARAGAAGDPAGEPPVGGPDQGGAHRVGTP; from the coding sequence GTGTCCGTCATCGCGATCCACGACCTCACCAAGAGGTTCCCGAGCGTCACCGCGCTCGACCAGTTGACGGTCGACATCGGTCCCGGTGTGACGGGGCTCGTCGGCGCGAACGGCGCGGGCAAGTCGACTCTGATCAAGATCCTGCTCGGTCTGCAGCCGGCCACCTCGGGCGAGGCGACAGTCCTCGGCCTCGACGTCGCCACGCAGGGCCCGGCGATCCGCGACCGAGTGGGCTACATGCCCGAGCACGACTGCCTGCCACCCGACATGTCGGCGACCGAGTTCGTCGTCCACATGGCGCGGATGTCAGGTCTGCCGGCGGCGAGCGCGCGCGAACGCACCGCCGACACCCTGCGGCACGTCGGCCTGTACGAGGAGCGCTACCGCCCGATCGGCGGGTACTCCACCGGAATGCGGCAGCGGGTCAAACTGGCCCAGGCCCTGGTCCACGATCCCCGGCTGGTGTTCCTCGACGAGCCGACCAACGGCCTGGACCCGTCCGGCCGCGACGAGATGCTGGGGCTGGTCAACCGGATCGGAACCGACTTCGAGATCTCGGTCCTGGTGACGTCGCACCTGCTCGGCGAACTCGAGCGGATCAGCGACCAGGTGGTGATCATCGACGGCGGGAGGCTGCTGCGGGCCTCCTCGACGGCCGAGTTCACCCGCGCCACCCAGGTGATGGTCGTGGAGGTCGCGCCGTACGACTCCGGCCCCGACTGGACCGCGGCCCGCGACCGGCTCGGTCACGCCCTCTCCGGCCACGGACTTCGCGTGGTGCCCGACGGGCGGCTGCTGATGATCGACATCGACCGCGAGGAGATCTTCGACGTCGTACGCGACACCGCAGCGGAACTGGACCTCGGCCTGGTCCGGATGGAGCAGCGCCGGCACCGCATCGAGGAGATCTTCCGGGACGGCGCCGTCGGCCAGCAGGCCGGAGCCCGTGCCGGTGCCGCCGGTGACCCCGCCGGTGAGCCGCCGGTCGGCGGCCCTGACCAGGGAGGAGCGCACCGTGTCGGTACCCCCTGA
- a CDS encoding pyridoxamine 5'-phosphate oxidase family protein — protein MDETDSDVEELQRMLDSSLPHSSEHLRSIVTPERTLTARQLCGVLTGMCTLSVATVTAGGASRISAVDGHFLRGRWVFTTSGTAVKTRHLRARPDASVAHLRGDDLGVFTHGVAEFLPPDHPDWRPVEDHLVHHYGSSPTSWGEDIVYVRVLPHWMVAYAFDPGKVVGRTGGDD, from the coding sequence ATGGACGAAACCGACAGCGACGTCGAGGAACTCCAGCGCATGCTTGATTCCTCCCTCCCCCACTCCAGCGAACACCTGCGTTCCATCGTCACCCCCGAGCGCACCCTGACCGCACGCCAACTGTGCGGTGTCCTCACCGGCATGTGCACCTTGTCGGTCGCCACCGTGACCGCAGGCGGTGCGTCCCGGATCAGCGCGGTCGACGGGCACTTCCTGCGTGGCCGATGGGTCTTCACCACTTCGGGCACGGCGGTCAAGACCCGCCACCTGCGCGCCCGTCCCGACGCCAGCGTCGCCCATCTGCGCGGCGACGACCTGGGCGTGTTCACCCACGGCGTGGCGGAGTTCCTACCACCCGACCACCCGGACTGGCGGCCGGTGGAGGACCACCTGGTGCATCACTACGGCAGTTCGCCGACCAGTTGGGGTGAGGACATCGTCTACGTGCGAGTCCTGCCGCACTGGATGGTCGCCTACGCCTTCGATCCCGGCAAGGTGGTCGGGAGGACCGGAGGTGACGACTGA
- a CDS encoding ABC transporter ATP-binding protein: protein MSVIRLDHVSRWYGNVVAVNDVAMTIGPGVTGLLGPNGAGKSTIIHMMGGFLAPSAGTVTLDGEKVWRNQAAYRDIGLVPEREALYDSLTGWEFVLANAKLHRLADPGSAAREAIETVEMGPAASRAVGTYSKGMKQRIKMATALVHRPSVLLLDEPFNGMDPRQRLHLMDLLRAMGQAGRTVLFSSHILEEVEQVASHIEVVVAGRHAASGDFREIRRLMIDRPHQYVIRSSDDRRLASALIADGSSAGVELDARERCLRVQAVDFARFTWLVPQVARAAGVRLYEISPSDESLESVFSYLITA from the coding sequence GTGAGTGTCATCCGGCTCGACCACGTCTCCCGCTGGTACGGCAACGTCGTCGCGGTCAACGACGTCGCCATGACCATCGGCCCGGGCGTCACCGGTCTGCTCGGGCCCAACGGCGCGGGCAAGTCGACCATCATCCACATGATGGGTGGCTTCCTCGCCCCGTCCGCGGGCACGGTCACGCTGGACGGGGAGAAGGTCTGGCGCAACCAGGCCGCCTACCGCGACATCGGGCTCGTGCCCGAGCGCGAAGCCCTCTACGACAGCCTCACCGGCTGGGAGTTCGTCCTCGCGAACGCGAAGTTGCACCGACTCGCCGATCCCGGGTCCGCCGCCCGGGAGGCGATCGAGACCGTCGAGATGGGCCCGGCCGCCAGCCGGGCCGTCGGCACGTACTCCAAGGGGATGAAGCAGCGGATCAAGATGGCGACCGCGCTGGTGCACCGGCCATCTGTTCTGCTGCTGGACGAGCCGTTCAACGGCATGGACCCGCGGCAGCGGCTGCACCTGATGGACCTGCTGCGGGCGATGGGACAGGCCGGCCGCACGGTGCTGTTCAGCTCGCACATCCTGGAGGAGGTCGAGCAGGTCGCGTCGCACATCGAGGTCGTCGTGGCCGGGCGGCACGCCGCGTCCGGGGACTTCCGGGAGATCCGGCGGCTGATGATCGACCGGCCGCACCAGTACGTCATCCGCTCCAGTGACGACCGCAGGCTCGCGTCGGCCCTCATCGCGGACGGGTCGTCCGCCGGTGTCGAACTCGACGCCCGGGAGCGGTGCCTGCGGGTGCAGGCGGTCGACTTCGCCCGGTTCACCTGGCTCGTCCCGCAGGTGGCCCGCGCCGCGGGTGTCCGGCTCTACGAGATCTCGCCCTCCGACGAGTCTCTCGAGAGCGTCTTCTCCTACCTCATCACCGCGTGA
- a CDS encoding ABC transporter permease: protein MNATIARLTASTLLGKRRVLLLFVLPAVLVLLALLLRLVTGPSLQVGTTLLQTLALGTIVPLLGLIAGTGVIGPEIDDGSIIYVLAKPLPRPTIVVTKLAVAVGCLVAFAAVPTLLAGVIMSGFDDGVAVGFAVGAAVAGLAYSAVFLMLAVITRHAVVFGLIYALIWESLVGGFVPGAQVLSIQQWALAVADRLIAGDDIEAAVGLGTGVVLLLVTTVAATWFAGERLRSLTLTETE from the coding sequence ATGAACGCCACGATCGCCAGGCTCACCGCCAGCACCCTGCTCGGGAAACGACGCGTACTCCTGCTCTTCGTCCTGCCGGCGGTGCTCGTGCTTCTCGCACTGCTCCTGCGGCTCGTGACCGGCCCCAGCCTGCAGGTCGGCACGACTCTGCTGCAGACCCTCGCCCTCGGCACGATCGTGCCGCTGCTCGGCCTGATCGCGGGTACGGGTGTGATCGGGCCGGAGATCGACGACGGCTCGATCATCTACGTGCTCGCCAAACCGTTGCCGCGTCCGACCATCGTCGTCACGAAGCTCGCCGTCGCGGTGGGTTGCCTGGTGGCCTTCGCGGCCGTCCCGACGCTCCTGGCCGGGGTGATCATGTCCGGGTTCGACGACGGTGTCGCTGTCGGGTTCGCGGTCGGGGCCGCTGTTGCCGGGCTGGCCTACAGCGCGGTCTTCCTGATGCTGGCCGTGATCACCAGGCACGCCGTCGTCTTCGGCCTCATCTACGCGCTGATCTGGGAGAGCCTGGTCGGCGGGTTCGTACCCGGCGCCCAGGTGCTCAGCATCCAGCAGTGGGCGCTCGCGGTCGCCGACCGGCTGATCGCCGGGGACGACATCGAGGCGGCGGTCGGGCTCGGCACCGGAGTCGTCCTGCTCCTCGTCACGACCGTGGCTGCGACGTGGTTCGCCGGGGAACGGCTACGATCACTCACGCTCACCGAGACCGAGTAG
- a CDS encoding DegV family protein produces MAGHVALVTDSTAHLDGREIADYGISVVPTQVTVGSTTYADGDPEVTRLVTDSLRRGEHVRTARPSPMEFLAGYTAAARTGCSAAVSIHLSGDLSGTHDAARLGAVQAPLPVAVVDSRQVGMGLGFAVLAAADAAERGADAAEVVDLARARAAATETYLYVDSLDYLRRGGRIRLAQAVVSSALPSRPILQVRDGRVTPCAKVRTGGRAMVELERLALGCAGIRSVEVAVHHLGAPILAGELAARLRRRVRRLVRIVVREAASGIGAHVGPGMVSVVVSPTDVG; encoded by the coding sequence GTGGCGGGACACGTGGCCCTGGTGACGGACTCGACCGCGCACCTCGATGGCCGAGAGATCGCCGACTACGGAATCTCCGTCGTGCCGACGCAGGTGACGGTCGGGTCCACCACGTATGCCGACGGGGACCCCGAGGTGACCCGCCTGGTCACCGACTCACTACGCCGCGGCGAACACGTCCGCACCGCCCGCCCGTCGCCGATGGAGTTCCTGGCCGGCTACACCGCCGCGGCACGTACCGGCTGCTCGGCGGCGGTCTCGATCCACCTGTCCGGTGACCTGTCCGGCACCCACGACGCCGCCCGGTTGGGCGCTGTCCAGGCGCCGCTGCCGGTCGCCGTGGTCGACTCCCGCCAGGTGGGCATGGGTCTCGGCTTCGCCGTGCTCGCCGCCGCGGACGCCGCCGAACGCGGCGCGGACGCCGCGGAGGTGGTCGACCTGGCGCGGGCGCGTGCCGCCGCCACCGAGACGTACCTCTACGTCGACTCCCTCGACTACCTGCGCCGGGGCGGGCGGATCCGGCTCGCCCAGGCGGTGGTGAGTTCGGCGCTGCCGTCGAGGCCCATCCTGCAGGTACGCGACGGCCGGGTCACACCGTGCGCGAAGGTGCGCACAGGGGGCAGGGCGATGGTCGAACTCGAGCGCCTCGCGCTGGGATGTGCCGGCATCCGCAGCGTCGAGGTCGCGGTGCATCATCTCGGAGCGCCGATCCTCGCGGGTGAGCTGGCCGCGCGGCTGCGGCGCCGCGTACGCCGGCTCGTCCGCATCGTGGTCCGCGAGGCGGCCAGCGGGATCGGCGCGCACGTCGGGCCGGGCATGGTCTCGGTCGTCGTCTCGCCCACCGACGTCGGCTGA
- a CDS encoding ABC transporter permease — MSVPPESTSPPESTSPPESTSYAAPAGVIHDIGYRRYDGPRLGRGYILRSLFVQSLRATYGLGRTARAKILPFLLGGVMLLPAAILVAVTVAIKPPDPPVAYTRYFVYTQAVIAIFAAAQAPQLFSRDLRFRTITLYFSRPLVRIDYVVAKYAALVASLFLLMAVPLVLMYAGALLGKYPFGAQTKGLLAGLAGVAVLALVLAGISGVISALTTRRGFGVAAIITVLTVTYGGSSFVAAILGEQGHRTAAGYAGLFSPVTVVDGVQVVALGATSASPVPPPSGGLGALLYVLVTVLVVGGSFGLLMLRYRKVAAS, encoded by the coding sequence GTGTCGGTACCCCCTGAGAGCACATCCCCTCCCGAGAGCACGTCGCCTCCCGAGAGCACGTCGTACGCCGCCCCGGCCGGCGTGATCCACGACATCGGCTACCGCCGCTACGACGGTCCCCGGCTCGGCCGCGGCTACATCCTGCGATCGCTGTTCGTGCAGAGCCTGCGCGCGACGTACGGCCTGGGCCGGACTGCGAGGGCGAAGATCCTGCCGTTCCTGCTGGGCGGGGTCATGCTGTTGCCCGCCGCGATCCTCGTCGCCGTCACGGTCGCCATCAAGCCGCCCGACCCGCCCGTCGCGTACACGAGGTACTTCGTCTACACCCAGGCGGTCATCGCCATCTTCGCTGCTGCCCAGGCGCCCCAGCTCTTCTCCCGTGACCTGCGCTTCCGCACGATCACGCTGTACTTCTCCCGCCCCCTCGTCCGGATCGACTACGTGGTCGCGAAGTACGCCGCGCTGGTCGCCTCGCTGTTCCTGCTGATGGCCGTGCCGCTGGTCCTGATGTACGCGGGCGCCCTGCTCGGGAAGTACCCGTTCGGCGCACAGACGAAGGGGCTCCTCGCCGGGCTGGCCGGGGTCGCCGTCCTCGCCCTCGTACTCGCCGGAATCTCCGGTGTGATCTCGGCGCTCACCACCCGGCGCGGGTTCGGGGTGGCCGCCATCATCACCGTGCTGACGGTGACCTACGGCGGATCGAGCTTCGTGGCGGCGATCCTCGGCGAGCAGGGCCACCGGACCGCCGCGGGGTATGCCGGCCTCTTCTCCCCCGTCACCGTGGTGGACGGCGTGCAGGTGGTCGCGCTCGGTGCCACCAGCGCCAGCCCCGTGCCGCCGCCGTCCGGCGGGTTGGGCGCACTGCTGTACGTACTCGTCACCGTGCTCGTCGTCGGCGGGTCGTTCGGCCTGCTGATGCTTCGCTATCGGAAGGTGGCGGCCTCGTGA